In one Photobacterium swingsii genomic region, the following are encoded:
- a CDS encoding DUF4136 domain-containing protein, whose amino-acid sequence MNNLSTTVLTCALLGSLIGCSADVSTDYDKQTNYAQFKTYQFAAKPDDDSTSLDAARVENAITRELQTHGLTLSSDKPADVTIRHAIQSQSDYQSSGTSFGFGYGFNNVGIGVSTPTQYREYKYGKLIVEMVANNSKQVVWRSVSQRKLKETMSPDDRENFINEQIGEMFKNYPPQ is encoded by the coding sequence GTGAATAACCTTTCTACTACCGTGTTAACTTGCGCGTTACTGGGTAGCCTTATTGGCTGTAGTGCCGACGTATCAACAGATTACGATAAGCAAACTAACTACGCGCAATTCAAAACCTATCAATTCGCCGCAAAGCCGGATGATGATTCCACATCACTCGATGCCGCTCGCGTGGAAAATGCAATTACTCGTGAATTGCAAACTCATGGCTTAACGTTAAGCAGCGACAAACCAGCCGATGTCACCATACGTCACGCCATTCAAAGTCAGTCCGATTATCAATCTAGCGGTACATCCTTCGGTTTTGGTTACGGCTTTAACAACGTGGGGATCGGGGTAAGCACGCCAACTCAATATAGAGAATATAAATACGGTAAGTTGATTGTTGAAATGGTTGCGAACAATAGCAAACAAGTCGTTTGGCGGTCAGTTTCACAGCGTAAACTCAAAGAAACTATGTCACCCGATGATAGAGAAAACTTCATCAATGAACAGATTGGCGAGATGTTTAAAAACTATCCCCCACAATAA
- a CDS encoding MarR family winged helix-turn-helix transcriptional regulator translates to MSDRKSLESLFHLAHSLKRQMHDHIEEMELDIAPMHVRVLKIINFKNRCTAIDIAHLLNRDKAQVTRLLNALIKQGYVVKEPNPDDKRSQCLRVTTDGLKITSQIANIDKKMFELLSKDISQEELEIFERIASKMARNLAK, encoded by the coding sequence GTGTCTGATCGAAAATCATTAGAGAGCTTGTTCCATTTAGCGCATTCACTAAAACGTCAAATGCATGATCATATTGAGGAAATGGAATTAGATATCGCCCCTATGCATGTGCGTGTTTTGAAGATAATTAATTTTAAAAATCGATGTACTGCTATCGACATCGCCCATTTATTAAATCGAGATAAAGCACAGGTCACTCGCCTACTTAATGCATTAATAAAGCAGGGCTATGTAGTCAAAGAGCCCAATCCCGATGACAAAAGAAGCCAATGTTTACGCGTCACCACTGACGGCCTTAAGATCACTAGCCAGATAGCCAATATTGATAAGAAGATGTTTGAACTACTGAGCAAAGATATATCGCAGGAGGAACTTGAAATCTTCGAACGCATTGCGTCAAAGATGGCTAGGAACCTAGCAAAGTAA
- a CDS encoding crotonase/enoyl-CoA hydratase family protein — MTWNKLTVEEVDSIVTVTLNRPDKLNALDMEMFQELDAVSRSLIKRRDIRAVIVKGAKGNFSSGLDIKSVATSKAKALKLLAKWLPGNANLAQRVSRNWRAIPVPVVAVLEGRCYGGGLQIALGADLRFATETTELSIMEVRWGLVPDMGGLLSLREIVGRDVAMQLTMTGDVVSGRVAKELGLITAVHDDPLSAAQAFCQQVSQASPDAIAAIKHSTNRSWLSSERMLLARETLSQIRLLLGKNFFIAGKRQRQTSDPDSSKQYDYQERQSFW; from the coding sequence ATGACATGGAATAAGTTAACTGTCGAAGAAGTAGATAGCATTGTCACTGTTACCTTAAATCGCCCGGATAAACTCAATGCATTGGACATGGAAATGTTTCAAGAGCTTGATGCTGTGAGCCGTTCTTTGATCAAACGTCGAGATATTCGTGCGGTTATTGTGAAAGGTGCAAAGGGTAACTTTAGCAGTGGGTTAGACATTAAGAGTGTTGCGACATCAAAAGCGAAGGCGCTTAAACTTTTGGCAAAATGGTTACCGGGAAATGCCAACTTAGCGCAACGTGTGTCACGAAATTGGCGAGCGATCCCTGTCCCAGTAGTAGCTGTATTGGAAGGGCGTTGTTACGGTGGAGGGCTGCAAATTGCGCTTGGTGCGGATCTACGTTTTGCAACGGAAACCACAGAGCTGTCAATTATGGAGGTACGCTGGGGGTTAGTGCCTGACATGGGGGGATTATTGAGTTTACGTGAGATCGTTGGTCGTGATGTTGCGATGCAACTGACAATGACGGGTGACGTAGTCTCGGGGAGAGTGGCGAAAGAGTTAGGTTTGATCACTGCCGTTCATGATGACCCTTTAAGCGCGGCACAGGCATTTTGCCAGCAAGTTTCTCAGGCTTCACCCGATGCAATTGCGGCGATTAAGCACTCCACAAACCGAAGTTGGTTGAGCAGTGAGCGCATGTTATTAGCACGTGAAACGCTTAGTCAAATACGCCTGTTACTGGGTAAAAACTTCTTCATTGCAGGTAAACGTCAACGCCAAACGTCAGATCCTGATTCCTCGAAACAATACGATTATCAAGAACGTCAGTCTTTCTGGTAA
- a CDS encoding glycine betaine ABC transporter substrate-binding protein, with protein MPKSITLGVTDLSFHRVTASLVTHVLNDMGFEVNRIYSPHQDNFAKLKSGELDMLSSAWLPSSHGIYKADVEDVQPLLELGLHYEPYALWGVPDYIPENAVSEVSDLLKPDVIARMNKDIQGINPGAGITRFSIKMMDEYGLNQAGYRFHTGTEEDCFTAFEQAVDNKEWVAVPLWKPQFLHHKYAIREIKEPKGLLGIVDRAVLLLREDRAQLFSQAQIKTLDTLRFSNEIIAELDYLVSREGLLLDEVTRNWLDSQKLITA; from the coding sequence ATGCCTAAGTCCATTACTCTTGGCGTCACCGATCTATCGTTTCACCGTGTTACTGCATCGCTGGTTACACATGTTTTGAATGATATGGGGTTTGAGGTCAATCGTATTTATTCGCCCCACCAAGATAACTTTGCCAAATTGAAATCTGGTGAGTTGGATATGCTCTCATCCGCTTGGTTACCATCAAGCCACGGTATTTATAAAGCAGATGTAGAGGATGTTCAGCCGTTGCTTGAACTTGGTCTTCACTACGAACCTTATGCACTATGGGGTGTGCCAGATTACATTCCCGAAAATGCCGTCTCTGAAGTCAGTGATCTACTCAAACCTGACGTTATCGCTCGAATGAATAAAGATATTCAAGGGATCAACCCTGGTGCAGGCATCACTCGATTTTCAATCAAAATGATGGATGAATACGGCTTAAACCAAGCGGGTTATCGTTTCCATACTGGCACTGAAGAGGACTGTTTTACCGCTTTTGAACAAGCCGTTGATAACAAAGAGTGGGTTGCTGTTCCACTTTGGAAGCCACAATTTTTGCATCATAAATATGCGATCCGAGAAATCAAAGAACCAAAAGGTTTATTGGGTATTGTCGACCGTGCTGTGCTACTTCTACGTGAAGATCGCGCTCAGTTATTTAGTCAAGCGCAAATCAAAACGCTAGATACATTACGCTTCTCCAACGAGATTATTGCAGAACTTGATTACCTCGTTAGCCGTGAAGGCTTACTGCTCGACGAAGTCACGCGCAACTGGTTAGATAGCCAAAAACTTATCACGGCATAA
- a CDS encoding DUF2798 domain-containing protein, which produces MLKLLPLLEESKRNLVVGVAMALSTALNNVGMANSGERFTAWLNGLLAALPIALTLMVTVSMTIKPKIERFLRS; this is translated from the coding sequence ATGCTGAAGCTATTACCACTATTGGAAGAGAGCAAACGTAACCTAGTGGTAGGTGTTGCAATGGCGCTATCAACAGCACTGAATAATGTAGGTATGGCTAATAGTGGTGAGCGATTTACGGCATGGTTGAATGGGTTGTTGGCGGCTTTACCTATCGCACTCACATTGATGGTCACTGTCTCAATGACAATAAAGCCAAAAATTGAACGCTTTCTTAGAAGTTAA
- a CDS encoding amino acid ABC transporter permease, whose translation MQSNHIQAPRVPVWKKLNKLDITLLALLGAFFAWIAYRSSIGIHYQWDWPRAVELIFTSGKSGELPYFFQGFIATLRLSLWGILFAGILGLLLGLARRSSFTLLRLPAQAYIQLVRNIPPLVFVFIFYFFISSQLVPAIGLADVLRHHDGDINAFQAFLFGPAALWENVFSGVLCVGLISAAYIAEIVRSGIDNIAKGQWEAANSLGLTGWDRFRYVIFPQALTGIVPPLAGQFISLVKDSSIISLISIQELTFVGSEMANSSGLIFEIWLLVGAGYLVLCLGLSILFSHLEARSQRHLQR comes from the coding sequence ATGCAATCTAATCACATACAGGCACCTCGTGTGCCTGTATGGAAAAAACTCAACAAACTTGATATTACGCTACTAGCGCTGTTAGGCGCTTTCTTTGCGTGGATCGCTTACCGCTCCTCAATTGGTATTCATTATCAATGGGATTGGCCACGTGCGGTTGAACTCATTTTCACATCAGGTAAAAGCGGTGAACTGCCCTACTTCTTCCAAGGGTTCATCGCTACATTGCGTTTGAGTCTTTGGGGTATTTTGTTTGCCGGTATTCTTGGTTTACTACTCGGTCTAGCCAGACGTTCCTCATTTACTTTATTGCGCTTACCGGCCCAAGCCTATATCCAATTGGTGAGAAACATCCCACCTTTGGTTTTTGTATTCATCTTTTACTTTTTCATCTCTAGCCAGCTTGTCCCTGCTATTGGCCTTGCCGACGTACTACGCCATCATGATGGTGATATTAATGCCTTTCAAGCCTTTCTGTTTGGTCCAGCCGCCTTATGGGAAAATGTCTTTTCTGGGGTGCTGTGCGTGGGTTTAATTTCAGCCGCTTACATTGCTGAGATTGTGCGTTCAGGGATTGATAATATTGCCAAAGGACAATGGGAAGCCGCGAACTCACTCGGATTAACGGGCTGGGATCGCTTTCGTTATGTCATTTTCCCACAAGCGCTGACAGGAATAGTACCGCCTCTTGCTGGCCAGTTTATTTCGCTGGTTAAAGACTCGTCGATCATTTCATTAATTTCAATTCAAGAGCTTACTTTTGTGGGCAGTGAAATGGCCAATTCATCTGGTCTCATCTTCGAAATTTGGCTTTTAGTGGGCGCAGGTTACCTCGTTTTATGTCTTGGTTTATCTATCCTATTTTCCCACCTTGAAGCCCGAAGTCAGCGTCACCTTCAACGGTAA
- a CDS encoding amino acid ABC transporter permease, producing the protein MKTYIATTVRILKPVISGILQIAVIVFAIYWLLQSGADAMNYRWQWYRIPQYLWFFEDGEWFPAELLEGLLVTLKISAVSLIFTLIIGLVTALLRLSDSIIGRGIARSYIELIRNTPLLVQIYLLYFVFGPVLGLERFTTAVLALSLFQGAYTAEIFRAGLTSLSRGQFEASQSLGLSNTDSYRFVILPQVIRRILPPLTNETVSLVKNSSIVSVMAIFDLTTEGRNIVADTAMPFEVWFTVAAIYLCITIVLSGFAAWLGHRLNAPNQ; encoded by the coding sequence ATGAAGACTTACATCGCAACAACTGTGCGTATTCTCAAACCTGTTATATCAGGCATCTTGCAAATCGCTGTTATCGTGTTTGCCATCTATTGGCTGCTACAAAGCGGCGCTGATGCAATGAACTACCGCTGGCAGTGGTACCGTATTCCTCAATATTTATGGTTTTTCGAAGACGGAGAGTGGTTCCCTGCTGAGCTACTTGAAGGCTTGCTTGTCACACTCAAAATCTCTGCCGTTAGCCTTATTTTCACCTTAATAATTGGCTTAGTCACAGCGTTGCTGAGACTGTCTGATTCGATTATTGGGCGAGGCATTGCACGCAGCTATATAGAGCTGATCCGAAATACCCCACTGCTTGTCCAAATTTACTTACTCTACTTTGTTTTCGGGCCAGTACTAGGTTTAGAGCGATTTACAACGGCTGTATTAGCCCTATCACTCTTTCAAGGGGCCTATACCGCTGAAATATTCCGAGCAGGACTAACAAGCTTGTCTCGAGGCCAGTTTGAAGCAAGCCAAAGCCTTGGGTTATCAAACACTGACAGCTATCGTTTCGTTATTTTACCGCAGGTTATTCGTCGAATTTTGCCCCCACTCACAAATGAAACGGTTTCATTGGTAAAAAATTCTTCTATTGTCAGCGTTATGGCTATTTTTGATTTAACCACAGAGGGACGAAATATTGTGGCAGACACTGCCATGCCCTTTGAAGTCTGGTTTACCGTCGCTGCTATTTACCTGTGTATCACCATAGTGTTATCTGGTTTTGCAGCATGGTTAGGGCATAGGCTCAACGCACCTAACCAATAA
- a CDS encoding transporter substrate-binding domain-containing protein, with product MKRLFATLLAMCALMMSTQTFAADKSTLVEIKERGTLRVGLSTFVPWAMRDKQGELIGFEVDVARRLAKDAGLKVEFIPTAWDGIIPALLAGKFDVIIGGLSITPQRNMSVLFTAPYAHSGVQLAANKTMAEGKSAIADFNKRSVTLAVRRGAFTVQTAKKYFPKAKLRQFDDDAQAFQEVLNGNAHAVLASSPKPEQMAIQYDQKLYIPLTDRLDRGSEAFAIRHGEFDLLNFFNNWILLRTEDGWLKERHDYWFTTLDWQNAVAEGQ from the coding sequence ATGAAACGATTATTTGCTACTTTATTAGCAATGTGTGCGCTCATGATGAGTACACAAACATTCGCTGCAGATAAAAGTACATTAGTAGAGATTAAGGAACGCGGCACACTTCGTGTTGGGTTATCAACCTTCGTCCCTTGGGCGATGCGTGACAAACAAGGCGAGCTAATTGGTTTTGAAGTGGACGTTGCACGCCGCTTAGCAAAAGATGCAGGGTTAAAAGTCGAATTTATTCCTACGGCTTGGGATGGCATTATTCCTGCCCTACTTGCGGGTAAATTCGATGTGATCATCGGCGGCTTATCTATCACACCGCAACGTAATATGAGCGTGCTTTTTACCGCACCGTATGCACACTCTGGTGTACAACTTGCTGCAAATAAAACGATGGCTGAGGGTAAATCTGCCATTGCTGATTTCAACAAGCGCAGCGTAACGTTAGCAGTTCGTCGTGGTGCGTTCACGGTACAAACTGCGAAAAAATACTTCCCTAAAGCTAAGCTTCGCCAATTTGATGATGACGCACAAGCATTCCAAGAAGTATTAAACGGCAATGCACATGCCGTACTCGCCTCATCACCAAAACCTGAGCAAATGGCAATTCAGTACGACCAGAAGCTATATATTCCATTAACTGATCGTCTCGATCGTGGTTCAGAAGCGTTTGCGATTCGCCATGGTGAATTCGACCTATTGAATTTCTTTAATAACTGGATCCTACTGCGTACCGAAGACGGCTGGCTAAAAGAACGTCACGACTACTGGTTCACCACGCTAGATTGGCAAAACGCGGTTGCTGAAGGACAATAA
- a CDS encoding DUF1840 domain-containing protein has translation MLITFHSKMSGDITMFGDVAQKLLHLMGQCENVPGVIEAKDIPAALTHLEQNLAQIKQQELQQNLDQNVDDKSSDDLDDDLDQSPPISLAVRAIPLIEMLKTAQDAECHVMWDA, from the coding sequence ATGTTAATTACATTTCACAGCAAAATGAGTGGTGATATCACCATGTTTGGCGATGTTGCTCAGAAATTACTGCATCTTATGGGGCAGTGTGAAAATGTTCCGGGTGTGATAGAGGCAAAGGATATTCCTGCTGCTTTGACGCATTTAGAGCAAAATTTAGCGCAGATAAAGCAACAAGAACTACAGCAAAACCTTGATCAAAACGTAGATGATAAAAGCAGCGATGATCTTGATGATGATTTAGACCAATCTCCGCCCATCAGCCTTGCTGTCCGAGCGATTCCTCTTATCGAAATGCTAAAAACGGCTCAAGATGCTGAGTGCCATGTTATGTGGGATGCATAA
- a CDS encoding amino acid ABC transporter ATP-binding protein, with product MANEALIAFEQVDKWYGDFHALKSIDLTITQGERLVICGPSGSGKSTLIRCINGLEKYDSGVLSVAGKKLDSKHLQTIRGKVGMVFQHFNLFPHLTVLENLTLAPKRVLKLSTSDANALAREYLERVHIGHQADKYPAQLSGGQQQRVAIARSLCMKPDILLFDEPTSALDPEMIREVLDVMKELANEGITMVCVTHEMGFARQVADRVVFMDEGEIVEVAPPAQLFDAPQHARTQQFLEQILSY from the coding sequence TTGGCTAACGAGGCATTAATTGCTTTTGAGCAAGTAGATAAATGGTACGGAGATTTCCATGCTCTCAAGTCGATAGATTTAACCATTACCCAAGGTGAACGCTTAGTGATTTGCGGACCATCTGGCTCGGGGAAATCAACGCTAATCAGGTGTATTAATGGCCTTGAGAAATATGATTCTGGCGTTCTTAGCGTTGCAGGGAAAAAGCTTGATTCCAAGCATTTACAAACTATTCGCGGCAAAGTTGGCATGGTTTTCCAACATTTCAACCTTTTTCCTCACCTCACTGTCCTTGAGAATCTGACTCTAGCCCCTAAACGTGTTTTAAAACTTTCTACCAGTGATGCCAACGCACTCGCCAGAGAGTATTTAGAGCGTGTACATATAGGCCATCAAGCCGATAAATACCCAGCACAACTTTCTGGTGGACAACAGCAACGTGTTGCGATTGCACGCTCCTTGTGTATGAAGCCCGATATATTGCTATTTGATGAACCAACCTCTGCGTTAGATCCTGAAATGATCCGCGAAGTACTTGATGTAATGAAAGAACTCGCCAATGAAGGGATCACTATGGTGTGCGTCACACATGAAATGGGCTTTGCTCGCCAAGTCGCAGATCGTGTGGTGTTTATGGATGAGGGTGAAATTGTTGAAGTCGCGCCACCAGCGCAGCTTTTTGATGCTCCCCAGCATGCTCGCACCCAGCAATTCCTTGAACAAATTCTAAGCTATTGA
- the aroG gene encoding 3-deoxy-7-phosphoheptulonate synthase AroG, which yields MHKTDDVRIREVKELLPPVAVLEKFPATETASQTVFEARQAIHNILNDNDDRLLVVVGPCSIHDTEAALEYAKKLKTLRDELKGNLEIVMRVYFEKPRTTVGWKGLINDPYMDGSFKLNDGLRIGRKLLLDLTDMGMPTAGEFLDMITPQYMGDLISWGAIGARTTESQVHRELSSGLSCPVGFKNGTDGNIKIATDAIGSASAPHHFLSVTKYGHSAIVSTAGNEDCHIILRGGKAPNYSEADVNAVTEQLEKAGHRQKVMIDFSHANSLKQFKRQLVVSEDVGGQVASGNKAIFGVMIESHLVEGRQDLAEGEKGTYGQSITDACIGWEDTETVLRQLASDVEKRRNA from the coding sequence ATGCATAAAACAGATGATGTTCGCATCCGCGAAGTAAAAGAACTATTACCACCAGTTGCCGTCTTAGAAAAGTTTCCGGCTACCGAAACGGCATCACAAACGGTATTTGAAGCCCGTCAAGCCATCCATAATATTCTCAATGATAATGATGACCGTTTATTGGTTGTTGTTGGTCCGTGCTCTATTCACGATACCGAAGCGGCTCTTGAATATGCGAAAAAACTAAAAACACTCCGTGACGAATTAAAGGGTAACCTTGAAATCGTAATGCGTGTTTACTTCGAAAAACCACGAACTACTGTGGGTTGGAAAGGCCTGATTAACGACCCGTACATGGATGGCAGTTTTAAGCTGAATGATGGTTTGCGTATTGGTCGTAAGTTACTGCTGGATCTGACCGACATGGGTATGCCTACGGCGGGTGAGTTCCTTGATATGATCACACCACAGTACATGGGGGACTTGATCAGTTGGGGGGCAATTGGTGCGCGTACAACTGAATCGCAGGTTCACCGTGAGCTATCGTCTGGCCTTTCATGTCCAGTAGGCTTCAAAAATGGTACTGACGGTAACATCAAAATTGCTACCGACGCTATTGGTTCAGCCAGTGCGCCCCACCACTTTTTGTCTGTAACCAAATATGGTCATTCTGCGATTGTTTCAACTGCTGGTAACGAAGACTGTCATATCATTCTTCGTGGTGGTAAAGCGCCGAATTACAGCGAAGCTGATGTTAACGCTGTGACCGAGCAACTAGAGAAAGCGGGTCATCGCCAGAAAGTCATGATTGATTTCAGCCACGCGAATAGCCTTAAGCAATTTAAGCGTCAGCTTGTTGTTTCTGAAGATGTAGGTGGTCAAGTCGCATCGGGCAATAAAGCGATCTTTGGTGTGATGATTGAAAGTCACCTAGTTGAAGGTCGTCAAGACCTAGCTGAAGGCGAAAAAGGCACGTACGGACAAAGTATTACTGATGCTTGTATTGGTTGGGAAGATACTGAAACTGTGCTTCGTCAACTTGCATCCGATGTAGAAAAGCGTCGTAACGCGTAG
- a CDS encoding rhomboid family intramembrane serine protease, whose product MKHKDKDAIKLIGFVFVLCILVHIVNILLGGALNDYGLLPRHITHITGLVAYPFLHGSWSHLISNLLSFAVLAYLVGRSGSARLIAVFVISWAISSIGVWLFGRISYHIGLSGIVYGLWAYLLMYALMYRSIKSIVIGVIVMFFYGSMVWGFLPVHQWISFESHLFGALAGALAGYSFAKRDKAKELEMG is encoded by the coding sequence TTGAAGCATAAAGATAAAGACGCCATCAAGCTGATTGGTTTTGTATTCGTCCTGTGTATTCTGGTCCACATTGTGAATATTTTACTTGGTGGTGCCTTAAATGATTACGGGCTTTTACCTCGGCATATCACGCACATAACGGGCTTGGTGGCATACCCTTTTTTGCATGGGTCTTGGTCTCACCTAATTAGTAATTTACTGTCATTTGCTGTATTGGCCTACCTCGTTGGTCGTTCTGGTAGTGCGCGACTCATTGCAGTTTTTGTAATTAGTTGGGCAATTAGCAGTATAGGCGTATGGTTGTTTGGGCGCATCAGTTATCACATAGGGTTAAGTGGTATTGTGTATGGACTATGGGCGTATTTGCTGATGTATGCATTGATGTATCGCAGCATCAAATCGATAGTCATCGGGGTGATAGTGATGTTTTTCTACGGCTCAATGGTGTGGGGATTCTTGCCTGTACATCAGTGGATCAGTTTTGAGAGTCACTTATTCGGTGCATTAGCTGGTGCATTGGCTGGCTATAGCTTTGCCAAGCGTGATAAAGCAAAAGAACTCGAAATGGGGTAA